A genomic region of Brevinematales bacterium contains the following coding sequences:
- a CDS encoding sodium-dependent transporter encodes MAVKRENWASKIGVILAVAGSAVGLGNFLRFPGVASVNGGGAFLIPYFIALIFLGIPLAWVEWTLGRYGGQFSHGSAPGVLNAVVRKPWAKYLGSLGIFGPMFINFYYIYVESWLLGYVWYSIQGLLTPASTSPALIGTFFSNYISLSTTLFGIPASLFFFLITLLINLAIVFFGVKKGIERASQIMMPVLLVLSALMMIRVLTLPNIGQGFAFLWNPDLSRLGDINVWFAASGQIFFTLSVGIGAILTYSSYVKRNQDVVLSSLTANATNEFFEVIVGGTLVIPAAIAIMGIDKAQSIASSGTFSLGFITMPQVLGAFPLAALFETLWFVLLFIAAITSSISLLQPGISFFEDEMKFSRRKSIITQFGIFFVMGLLAVFGLNAGAVDEMDFWAGNFALILFGTIEAVVFAWILGADKGWKEMTRGADIKLPKFFKFVLKYITPTYLIILLAAWFIFKGWDFITLKGMDYKDFTQMDIKDSAALIQRLQGVNEPLAMHLIEYFDPADRETIMSFKVEMLSEHDTFKKELSKAVNSENVTLGAITNYLTYGGVPDIVKTPEYGSHRGLLELVAQIAAKPTGYENAQAALLNGLNRCLTVTNFYAATLFPKDMLDPSTAALIAEHLKNPPNPAEIKKLNRFLISDMFRGLVFKFPRAEFMGGLVDQKLFIGTIRIIFVIFLFIINLIIFFAWKKYKLDDKLNAVVEGE; translated from the coding sequence ATGGCGGTAAAGCGGGAAAACTGGGCGTCCAAGATTGGGGTGATACTTGCGGTCGCGGGAAGCGCGGTCGGCCTCGGGAATTTTCTCCGTTTTCCGGGGGTCGCGTCCGTCAACGGCGGCGGGGCGTTCCTTATCCCGTACTTCATCGCGCTGATCTTCCTCGGCATCCCCCTCGCGTGGGTCGAATGGACGCTGGGACGCTACGGCGGTCAGTTCAGCCACGGCAGCGCGCCGGGGGTTCTGAACGCGGTCGTCCGTAAGCCGTGGGCGAAATACCTCGGATCGCTCGGTATCTTCGGCCCGATGTTCATCAATTTCTACTATATTTACGTCGAGTCGTGGCTTCTCGGGTATGTCTGGTACTCCATACAGGGACTCCTCACCCCCGCGTCGACGTCCCCCGCGCTGATAGGCACATTCTTCTCCAATTATATCAGCCTGTCGACCACCCTGTTCGGAATACCCGCGTCGCTTTTCTTTTTCCTGATAACACTGTTAATCAATCTTGCGATCGTGTTTTTCGGCGTGAAGAAGGGTATCGAACGCGCGTCGCAGATCATGATGCCCGTCCTGCTCGTCCTGAGCGCGCTGATGATGATCCGGGTGCTCACGCTCCCGAATATCGGGCAGGGTTTCGCGTTCCTGTGGAATCCCGACCTTTCGCGGCTGGGGGATATCAACGTCTGGTTCGCCGCGTCGGGGCAGATATTTTTCACTCTCAGCGTCGGTATCGGGGCGATCCTGACCTACTCGTCGTATGTAAAACGGAACCAGGACGTGGTGCTCTCGTCGCTGACCGCGAACGCTACCAACGAGTTTTTCGAGGTGATTGTCGGGGGTACGCTGGTGATCCCCGCCGCGATCGCCATAATGGGGATAGATAAGGCGCAGTCGATCGCGTCGTCGGGAACATTCAGCCTCGGGTTTATCACGATGCCGCAGGTGCTGGGGGCATTCCCGCTCGCCGCGTTGTTCGAGACCCTCTGGTTCGTCCTGCTGTTTATCGCGGCGATCACGTCGTCGATCTCGCTTCTCCAGCCGGGGATATCGTTCTTCGAGGACGAAATGAAGTTCAGCCGCAGGAAATCGATTATCACGCAGTTCGGAATATTTTTCGTGATGGGACTGCTCGCGGTATTCGGGCTGAACGCGGGTGCGGTGGACGAGATGGATTTCTGGGCGGGAAATTTCGCGCTGATCCTGTTCGGAACGATCGAGGCGGTGGTGTTCGCATGGATACTCGGCGCCGATAAGGGGTGGAAGGAGATGACGCGCGGCGCGGATATCAAGCTCCCGAAGTTCTTCAAGTTCGTCCTGAAGTATATCACCCCGACCTACCTGATCATCCTGCTCGCGGCATGGTTTATTTTCAAGGGATGGGATTTTATCACCCTGAAGGGGATGGATTATAAAGATTTCACGCAGATGGATATTAAGGACTCCGCCGCGCTGATACAGCGCCTGCAGGGAGTCAACGAACCGCTCGCGATGCACCTGATCGAATACTTCGATCCCGCCGACCGTGAAACAATCATGTCGTTTAAGGTCGAGATGCTGTCGGAGCACGATACTTTCAAGAAAGAACTTTCGAAGGCGGTGAATTCGGAGAATGTGACGCTTGGCGCGATCACGAATTACCTGACGTATGGGGGAGTGCCCGATATAGTGAAAACCCCGGAATACGGCTCCCATCGCGGATTGCTCGAACTGGTCGCGCAGATCGCCGCGAAGCCCACGGGTTATGAGAACGCGCAGGCCGCGCTCCTCAACGGGCTGAACCGATGCCTGACGGTAACCAACTTCTACGCGGCGACATTGTTCCCGAAGGATATGCTCGACCCGTCGACTGCCGCGTTAATCGCGGAGCACCTGAAAAATCCGCCGAACCCCGCCGAGATCAAGAAGCTGAACCGTTTCCTGATCAGCGATATGTTCCGCGGCCTCGTATTCAAATTCCCGCGCGCGGAATTTATGGGCGGCTTGGTCGATCAGAAACTGTTTATCGGGACTATCCGCATTATTTTCGTCATATTCCTGTTCATAATCAATCTGATTATTTTCTTCGCGTGGAAGAAATATAAGCTCGACGATAAACTCAACGCAGTAGTGGAGGGGGAATAA
- a CDS encoding Ig-like domain-containing protein, producing the protein MKNYRQYKIALAALFAVIVISGCSFRDKTLDGNTEPPVDWGTAIIPKITFADPAPGVSIQTPYTMKISITDDGMITNAYIIFVGQTNALNFNTTNGYYEYDIQSMPDGLHSAIAVAVDDDGNMARNAMTVIVANPSGTPSILWTKPAQNAWITSGVINGTYYVNNGTLLAVNAVSVLTNGVFAGYAAYGSGNWSYPLDVSAIPDSNTVSLSVIAAAKGDKAATNTISVKIDNETPSAALTLPADLANVANTGFTISGSSADGVSGISSTVVSIPGIWQTNLGAGAFSFAFPGVLYGGTNRLIVTAADKAGLVKSVTNRIIAVYLPQSSLTNPAPDKVFTSSSAAFAGKASMTGGYTLTGLTVKASNTTVMIISNKSLSGTSANWAQSIDISALAEGAFYVMAYASANGTNNAAFASWTRFYKDTLAPTNFINTATVATNAKNILFSISGYSYDGGSGIDRVLVVVSNYAGVATNTLFGFGVSTLNWDKEVFVRLGTNLIKVSTVDKAAKVSTVMQKKVVCNRAITIDGANDFDNVSEKFSTTAADYYTYVSWNANNIYLGFEGADVGANDASKWILIYISTNTNDALGNKQGVGYNTQTPYLPFKAQYHLGLQLLNTGGVINESYGAGWAQSGWFTEAGHLYRTGNYFEVCIPLSDIGGYSKYYVTAFMVNELAMSETTYAKLYGDNLADGYGTHLTKYIAVNIPDITTAPNSAGFKKTGDLIPPTVSITSPADGSSTTNVNVAVSGTAADTGSSVQSVYLNLDGGTYRKVTGTASWSTNLTGLSIGTHTNKVYAVDTAGNSSATNTAIFTVVAGFNTYHTLIIDGDIDFYPQSEYLGTNGVVTIGAEITWDDTYLYIVISNKNFAGDTAARLNFYLSTNTNAGTAYCFDYDGLSGARAHPHDIKMQYNVEVYHNGSSGYAKLFRDDGAGWWNFTDLGVSDAYISWDASHTTSEVKIAWSKFNLSVGKQFWIYGFVANGGNDFVYAVWPTVNTLGEDSVNTSADKYYQFTITNGVAPNAAGNIKP; encoded by the coding sequence ATGAAAAACTATCGTCAATATAAAATCGCCCTCGCGGCGTTATTCGCGGTAATAGTTATCTCCGGGTGCAGTTTCCGGGACAAGACTCTCGACGGCAATACCGAGCCGCCGGTCGATTGGGGCACCGCGATCATCCCGAAGATCACGTTCGCGGATCCCGCGCCGGGGGTGTCGATACAGACCCCTTATACGATGAAGATATCGATTACCGACGACGGGATGATCACGAACGCGTACATCATCTTCGTCGGGCAGACCAACGCCCTCAACTTCAACACCACCAACGGGTATTACGAGTACGATATACAGTCGATGCCGGACGGGCTGCATTCCGCGATAGCGGTCGCGGTGGACGACGACGGCAATATGGCGCGGAACGCGATGACGGTGATTGTCGCGAACCCGAGCGGCACCCCGTCCATCCTGTGGACGAAGCCCGCGCAGAACGCGTGGATTACCTCCGGGGTGATCAACGGGACATACTATGTCAACAACGGGACGCTTCTCGCGGTAAACGCGGTATCGGTGCTGACCAACGGGGTGTTCGCGGGATACGCGGCGTACGGGTCGGGCAACTGGAGCTATCCGCTCGACGTTTCCGCGATACCGGACAGCAATACGGTGTCGCTATCGGTGATCGCGGCCGCGAAGGGCGACAAGGCCGCGACCAACACGATATCAGTGAAGATAGATAACGAAACCCCGTCGGCGGCCCTGACTCTGCCCGCCGATCTGGCGAATGTCGCCAATACGGGATTCACGATCTCCGGGTCGTCCGCGGACGGGGTCAGCGGGATATCCTCCACAGTGGTCAGTATTCCCGGGATATGGCAGACCAACCTCGGCGCAGGCGCGTTCAGTTTCGCGTTCCCCGGGGTGCTCTACGGCGGGACGAACCGCCTGATTGTCACGGCGGCCGATAAGGCGGGGCTGGTCAAATCGGTCACGAACCGCATTATCGCGGTGTATCTCCCGCAGTCGTCGCTCACGAACCCCGCGCCGGATAAGGTGTTTACCTCTTCATCGGCGGCATTCGCGGGGAAAGCGTCGATGACCGGCGGGTATACTCTCACCGGGCTGACAGTCAAGGCGTCGAATACTACGGTAATGATCATCAGTAATAAATCCCTCAGCGGGACGTCGGCGAACTGGGCGCAATCGATCGATATATCGGCGCTCGCGGAAGGCGCGTTCTATGTTATGGCATACGCGTCCGCCAACGGGACGAACAACGCCGCGTTCGCCTCATGGACGCGCTTCTATAAGGATACCCTCGCGCCGACGAACTTTATCAATACCGCGACTGTGGCGACGAACGCGAAAAACATCCTTTTTAGTATCAGCGGGTATTCCTACGACGGCGGGAGCGGTATCGACAGGGTGCTGGTGGTGGTATCGAATTACGCCGGGGTCGCGACCAATACCCTGTTCGGGTTCGGGGTCAGTACGCTGAACTGGGACAAGGAAGTATTCGTGCGCCTCGGGACGAACCTGATCAAGGTCAGCACGGTGGATAAGGCGGCGAAAGTTTCGACTGTGATGCAGAAGAAAGTGGTCTGCAACCGCGCGATTACGATTGACGGCGCGAACGATTTCGACAATGTGAGCGAGAAATTCTCCACCACCGCGGCGGACTACTATACGTATGTATCATGGAACGCGAACAACATCTACCTCGGGTTCGAGGGCGCGGATGTGGGCGCGAACGACGCGAGTAAGTGGATACTTATTTATATATCGACGAATACCAACGACGCGCTCGGCAACAAACAGGGCGTCGGGTATAATACCCAGACCCCGTATCTCCCGTTCAAGGCGCAGTACCACCTCGGTCTACAGCTCCTGAATACCGGCGGGGTTATCAACGAGAGTTACGGCGCGGGATGGGCGCAGTCGGGATGGTTTACCGAAGCCGGGCATCTCTACCGCACGGGGAATTACTTCGAGGTATGTATCCCGCTCTCCGATATCGGGGGGTACTCGAAATACTATGTTACCGCATTCATGGTAAACGAACTGGCGATGAGCGAGACGACATACGCGAAACTTTACGGCGATAATCTTGCCGACGGGTACGGCACGCATCTGACGAAATATATCGCGGTCAATATCCCGGATATTACGACCGCACCCAACAGCGCGGGGTTCAAGAAGACCGGCGACCTGATTCCCCCCACAGTCAGTATTACCTCGCCCGCGGACGGGTCGAGCACCACGAACGTGAATGTCGCGGTCAGCGGGACGGCGGCGGACACCGGGAGTTCGGTGCAGTCGGTGTACCTGAATCTCGACGGCGGGACGTACAGGAAGGTGACCGGCACGGCAAGCTGGAGCACGAACCTGACGGGGCTGTCTATCGGCACGCACACGAATAAGGTGTATGCGGTGGATACCGCCGGAAACTCCAGCGCGACGAATACGGCGATATTTACGGTGGTCGCGGGGTTCAATACCTATCATACGCTGATTATCGACGGCGACATCGATTTTTATCCGCAAAGTGAGTACCTCGGTACAAACGGGGTGGTGACAATTGGCGCGGAGATCACATGGGACGATACCTACTTATACATCGTGATATCGAATAAGAATTTTGCCGGGGACACTGCCGCCCGATTGAACTTCTATCTATCGACGAACACCAACGCGGGAACGGCATATTGCTTCGATTATGACGGATTAAGCGGCGCACGCGCACACCCGCATGATATCAAAATGCAGTATAATGTCGAAGTTTATCATAACGGGTCATCCGGGTACGCGAAGCTGTTCCGCGACGACGGCGCGGGGTGGTGGAATTTCACCGATCTCGGGGTGAGCGACGCCTATATCTCATGGGACGCCTCGCATACGACGAGCGAGGTCAAGATCGCATGGAGTAAGTTTAACCTGAGCGTGGGTAAACAATTCTGGATATATGGGTTTGTCGCGAACGGGGGGAACGATTTCGTGTATGCGGTTTGGCCGACGGTAAACACTTTAGGCGAGGATAGTGTGAACACCTCGGCGGACAAGTATTACCAGTTCACGATTACGAACGGGGTGGCTCCGAACGCCGCTGGGAATATTAAGCCGTAG
- a CDS encoding ABC transporter ATP-binding protein: protein MNAETPFLELRRLSVPLSSVDSALPRDYVVRDIELSIPKGEILGIVGPTGCGKTLLLKAIAGLIQPLHGQVLKEGTDITKTPPSKRGMSMVFQDYVLYPHLSVRKNILFPFLRKEEFGVSPEVRLSEVTSLLHITEEKLLDRRPKYISGGERQRVAIGKAISVLPEFILLDEPLSNVEENLRNEIRHSLRKLVKDHGVTAIYVSHNQIEIAEVADRIAVMYQGRIEQADTYTSLYENPKRYFVSLFIGEKTTNFLRAEEVETATNGRVGYSLTIRPGECSITEVRDSIPIDGKVAIIENLIHEHKKIAYIERPTEKAFASEFAMGELFGIELPLDYPVEKWQEMRIYIPLERAKFFDRMGERIYNLW from the coding sequence ATGAACGCCGAAACCCCGTTCCTCGAGCTTCGTCGCCTGAGCGTCCCGTTATCCAGCGTCGACTCCGCCCTCCCTCGGGACTACGTCGTCCGCGATATCGAGCTGTCCATCCCCAAGGGTGAAATCCTCGGGATAGTCGGCCCCACCGGGTGCGGGAAAACCCTGCTCCTCAAGGCGATTGCCGGGCTGATCCAGCCCCTGCACGGGCAGGTTCTGAAGGAAGGGACGGATATTACTAAGACACCGCCCTCCAAGCGCGGGATGTCGATGGTATTTCAGGACTATGTCCTTTACCCGCACCTGTCGGTCAGGAAAAATATACTGTTCCCGTTCCTCAGGAAAGAAGAGTTCGGCGTATCGCCGGAAGTGCGCCTGAGCGAGGTCACGTCGCTCCTCCATATCACCGAGGAGAAGCTGTTAGACCGCCGCCCGAAATATATCTCCGGGGGCGAGCGCCAACGCGTCGCGATCGGCAAGGCCATATCGGTACTGCCGGAGTTCATCCTGCTCGACGAGCCGTTGTCGAATGTCGAGGAGAACCTGCGTAACGAGATACGCCATTCCCTCCGCAAGCTCGTGAAGGACCACGGGGTTACCGCGATCTATGTCTCGCATAACCAGATCGAGATCGCCGAGGTCGCCGACCGGATCGCCGTGATGTATCAGGGGCGTATCGAGCAGGCCGATACCTATACCAGCCTCTACGAGAACCCGAAGCGTTACTTCGTATCGCTTTTTATCGGCGAGAAGACCACGAATTTCCTGCGCGCGGAGGAGGTGGAAACTGCGACTAACGGGCGTGTCGGGTACTCGCTCACTATCCGCCCCGGGGAATGTTCGATAACCGAGGTCAGGGATTCCATCCCTATCGACGGGAAGGTCGCGATTATCGAGAACCTGATACACGAGCATAAGAAGATTGCGTATATCGAACGCCCTACGGAGAAGGCGTTCGCGAGCGAGTTCGCGATGGGCGAACTGTTCGGGATAGAGCTCCCGTTAGACTATCCTGTCGAGAAGTGGCAGGAGATGCGGATCTATATCCCGCTCGAACGGGCGAAATTCTTCGACCGGATGGGCGAACGGATCTATAACCTGTGGTGA
- the mgtE gene encoding magnesium transporter: protein MQNNELEPKDPIQEEGAQTDVAYDRVIEGTREILAELIDHGQLKLARTLLIKLEPKDIALVISRMTGTEKILAFRVLPQDKAVEIFEYFEAPEQEEFLGNFTNQEAKQILENMHPDDRTDLFEELPSIVVRKLLKLLSPEERTIANQLLNFKEDTAGRIMTPEYVDLDRGLTVSQALRVIKKEAPDKETIYTNYIVDASGILVGVVPLKNIILASSDTPISDIMVDNPVKVTTETPQEEVAKVIKNYDLLAVPVVDLIGRMVGIVTVDDVIDVLEEENTEDFQLIAGIQPTDEGYLKSGFFRLIFNRSLWLVILLFVASVTQDVIKAYSDLLSNHIALSFFFTLLVGVGGNIGSQSSILVIRGLATGEITKKDTMRLLLRSLTVGATMGVILAGFVLLRIFIFGTGSEVKWVVAVALAALTTLANFLGAMLPLVIKKIGIDPALVSSPLITTLIDVGGLVLYFEIARAFLGILG, encoded by the coding sequence ATGCAGAACAACGAACTCGAACCGAAGGACCCGATCCAGGAAGAGGGCGCGCAGACCGATGTGGCGTACGACCGCGTTATCGAAGGGACTCGCGAGATTCTCGCCGAGCTAATCGATCACGGCCAGCTCAAGCTCGCGCGCACACTCCTGATAAAGCTCGAACCTAAAGATATAGCGCTCGTAATATCCCGGATGACCGGTACCGAGAAGATTCTCGCGTTCCGGGTGCTTCCGCAGGATAAGGCTGTCGAGATATTCGAATACTTCGAGGCGCCCGAGCAGGAAGAGTTCCTCGGCAATTTCACCAACCAGGAAGCGAAACAGATTCTCGAGAACATGCATCCCGACGACCGTACCGACCTGTTCGAGGAACTCCCGTCGATAGTCGTGCGGAAGCTCCTGAAACTCCTCTCGCCCGAGGAACGCACTATCGCGAACCAGCTCCTGAACTTCAAGGAGGACACCGCCGGGAGAATAATGACCCCGGAGTACGTCGACCTCGACCGGGGACTGACCGTCTCGCAGGCCCTTCGCGTCATCAAGAAGGAAGCCCCCGATAAAGAAACGATCTATACCAACTATATTGTGGACGCAAGCGGCATCTTAGTGGGCGTGGTGCCCCTGAAGAATATCATCCTCGCGTCCTCCGATACCCCGATTTCCGACATCATGGTCGATAACCCGGTAAAAGTCACGACGGAGACCCCGCAGGAAGAAGTGGCGAAGGTCATCAAGAACTACGACCTTCTCGCGGTTCCGGTGGTCGATCTGATCGGGCGCATGGTGGGTATCGTGACGGTCGACGACGTGATCGACGTATTGGAAGAGGAGAACACGGAGGACTTCCAGTTGATCGCGGGTATCCAGCCGACCGACGAGGGATACCTCAAGAGCGGCTTCTTCCGCCTGATCTTCAACCGTTCGCTCTGGCTCGTCATCCTCCTGTTCGTCGCGAGTGTCACACAGGACGTCATCAAGGCGTACAGCGACCTCCTCAGTAACCATATCGCGTTGTCGTTCTTCTTCACCCTCCTGGTGGGCGTCGGCGGTAATATCGGTTCGCAGTCCTCGATCCTCGTGATACGCGGCCTTGCCACCGGCGAGATAACGAAAAAGGATACGATGCGTCTCCTTCTCCGTTCCCTCACCGTAGGCGCGACAATGGGCGTTATTCTCGCGGGATTCGTATTATTGCGTATCTTTATTTTCGGGACGGGTTCCGAGGTAAAATGGGTGGTGGCGGTCGCGCTCGCGGCGTTGACCACTCTCGCGAACTTCCTCGGCGCGATGCTCCCGCTGGTCATTAAAAAAATCGGCATCGATCCCGCGCTGGTATCGTCGCCGCTCATCACGACTCTCATCGACGTAGGAGGGCTCGTGCTGTACTTCGAGATCGCCCGCGCGTTTCTGGGGATTCTCGGATGA
- a CDS encoding GNAT family N-acetyltransferase — translation MIFREFCANDLPDVLSLFKELIAHLMEETGDPYMQIDPDAGLENGLESYLRETLEGRDKTTIIAEDDGKIAGFICGEIRDSFFPPSVVKKTGYIFGAYTLPEYRRQGVMAQLEKILTDFFRSRKINYIELSFLSGNSLARKSWEAMGYGVFREQMRKNI, via the coding sequence ATGATATTCCGGGAGTTTTGCGCAAACGACCTTCCCGATGTGCTCTCGCTCTTCAAGGAACTGATCGCCCACCTGATGGAGGAAACCGGAGACCCGTATATGCAGATCGATCCCGACGCCGGCCTCGAGAACGGGCTGGAGTCCTACCTCCGCGAGACCTTGGAAGGACGGGATAAGACCACGATTATCGCGGAGGATGACGGGAAGATCGCGGGCTTTATCTGCGGCGAGATCCGCGACAGCTTCTTCCCCCCGTCGGTCGTGAAAAAAACGGGGTATATTTTCGGCGCGTACACCCTTCCCGAATACCGGCGGCAGGGCGTGATGGCGCAGCTTGAGAAGATACTCACCGATTTTTTCCGTTCCCGTAAAATCAACTATATCGAACTGAGCTTTCTTTCCGGTAACTCGCTCGCCCGCAAGAGCTGGGAGGCGATGGGATACGGGGTGTTCCGCGAGCAGATGAGGAAAAACATATGA
- the metF gene encoding methylenetetrahydrofolate reductase [NAD(P)H] → MKIRDILRAGKGVAFEFFPPKSETTEASLFEHLKLLEEIDPAYVSVTYGAGGSSRENTRRIVRRIAEEEKLTVMAHLTCVGHTRAEVSGIVADYADCGIENIMALRGDTPRGTDIDPSKGELPHASDLIRLIRAEHGDKFSIGGAVFPEKHLESPDLEQDIRALREKVDAGIEFAVSQMFFVNRYFFTLLERAEQAGIKIPIVPGIMPFTNYTQIGKIAELSGAEIPKDLVEKLNAAESDEEIYKIGVDFSTRQCMELIDHGFKFLHFFTLNKSNATLDIYKAIRSRLE, encoded by the coding sequence ATGAAAATACGTGATATACTGCGCGCCGGAAAAGGCGTGGCGTTCGAGTTCTTCCCGCCGAAGAGCGAGACGACCGAGGCCAGCCTTTTCGAGCATTTGAAACTTCTGGAAGAGATTGATCCGGCGTATGTGTCGGTGACCTACGGGGCGGGCGGGTCGTCACGGGAGAATACGAGACGGATTGTCCGGCGGATCGCGGAGGAGGAGAAGCTCACCGTGATGGCGCATCTCACCTGCGTGGGGCATACCCGCGCGGAAGTCTCCGGGATTGTCGCCGATTACGCGGATTGCGGTATCGAGAATATTATGGCGCTGCGGGGGGATACCCCGAGGGGCACGGATATAGACCCGTCGAAGGGCGAGCTGCCCCATGCGTCCGACCTGATCCGGCTGATACGCGCGGAGCACGGCGATAAATTCTCCATCGGCGGGGCGGTTTTCCCCGAGAAGCATCTGGAGTCCCCCGATTTGGAGCAGGATATCCGCGCTCTCAGGGAAAAAGTCGACGCCGGGATCGAATTCGCGGTATCGCAGATGTTTTTCGTAAACCGGTACTTTTTTACCCTGCTGGAACGCGCTGAACAAGCGGGGATAAAAATTCCCATCGTCCCGGGGATTATGCCGTTTACGAACTATACCCAGATAGGGAAAATCGCGGAGCTATCCGGCGCGGAGATACCCAAGGATTTGGTGGAGAAACTGAACGCGGCGGAGAGCGACGAGGAAATATACAAGATCGGGGTGGATTTTTCCACCCGCCAGTGCATGGAGCTGATCGACCACGGGTTCAAGTTTCTGCACTTTTTCACATTGAATAAATCCAACGCGACCCTGGACATATATAAGGCTATCCGTTCACGTTTGGAATAA
- a CDS encoding dihydroorotase: MLIKGGFVFDYRNHLNGQVLDIRIEDGRIADMRRQIKPSGGEKVIDAEGLYVMPGIVDMHCHLREPGGEHKETVKSGTAAAAKGGITTILAMPNTTPALDNPHVLYRLQSIIRKDAKIEVKVASAMTRNREGFEPVNFAQNKQAGFTAFSDDGDGVGKEHLLYDICYQAKNCGALLIEHPEDVFLSKKEPCSYGKVADILKTMGQPAESESLDILKFGTIAGMIGARAHFTHISTRKSVEAIRMLKRLYPGFITADTTPHHLRLSEDDNLLLDPNMKMHPPLRPEDDRIAVERGVIFGTIDAIASDHAPHSVQEKELGYMKAPFGVIGFETMLAVVFTHLVKQHRTSMLDMVKLLCANPAKILRLEEGGTIQEGHRADITIFDPDKRWTVKQSEFVSASKNSAFIDKEVWGWVRATVSKGEIVYEG; this comes from the coding sequence GTGTTAATAAAAGGCGGATTTGTATTCGATTACCGCAACCATCTGAACGGGCAGGTATTGGATATCCGAATCGAGGACGGCAGAATCGCCGATATGCGCCGCCAGATTAAACCTTCCGGCGGCGAGAAGGTGATCGACGCGGAAGGGCTATATGTTATGCCCGGCATCGTCGATATGCATTGCCATCTCCGTGAGCCCGGCGGCGAGCACAAGGAGACGGTGAAAAGCGGTACGGCGGCGGCGGCGAAAGGCGGGATTACCACAATCCTCGCGATGCCGAACACTACCCCCGCGCTCGATAACCCCCATGTCCTTTACCGCCTCCAATCGATAATCAGGAAAGACGCTAAGATAGAAGTGAAAGTGGCCTCGGCGATGACACGGAACCGCGAGGGGTTCGAGCCGGTCAATTTCGCGCAGAATAAGCAGGCGGGATTTACCGCGTTCTCGGACGACGGGGACGGGGTGGGGAAGGAGCACCTTCTCTACGACATCTGCTACCAGGCGAAAAACTGCGGCGCATTGCTGATAGAGCACCCTGAGGACGTGTTCCTCTCGAAGAAGGAACCGTGCAGCTACGGGAAGGTCGCGGATATTCTCAAAACGATGGGGCAGCCCGCCGAGTCGGAGAGTCTCGATATCCTGAAATTCGGCACGATTGCCGGGATGATCGGGGCGCGCGCGCATTTCACGCATATCTCCACCCGCAAATCGGTCGAGGCGATCCGCATGCTGAAACGGCTTTACCCGGGATTTATCACCGCCGACACGACCCCGCATCACCTCCGTTTGTCGGAGGACGATAATCTTCTGCTCGACCCGAATATGAAGATGCATCCGCCGCTCCGCCCCGAAGACGACCGTATCGCGGTCGAACGCGGCGTGATATTCGGCACTATCGACGCGATCGCGTCCGACCACGCCCCGCATTCGGTGCAGGAGAAGGAACTCGGGTATATGAAAGCCCCGTTCGGGGTGATCGGTTTCGAGACTATGCTCGCGGTTGTATTTACTCATCTGGTCAAACAGCACCGCACGTCGATGCTCGATATGGTCAAACTCCTCTGCGCGAACCCCGCGAAGATACTCCGGCTCGAAGAGGGCGGTACTATTCAGGAAGGTCATCGCGCGGACATCACGATATTCGACCCGGATAAACGTTGGACTGTCAAGCAGTCGGAGTTTGTATCGGCGTCGAAAAACAGCGCGTTTATCGATAAAGAAGTATGGGGATGGGTACGGGCTACGGTTTCCAAGGGGGAAATCGTATATGAAGGCTAA